One region of Chanodichthys erythropterus isolate Z2021 chromosome 17, ASM2448905v1, whole genome shotgun sequence genomic DNA includes:
- the LOC137004130 gene encoding melanocortin-2 receptor accessory protein-like: protein MLQRGCGFIVIPMGGIKGLNPTGVWCSVRSTPSPNRKTMKNSTKSSEYALEYEYYYDYVDPVFVNASALEYNRYSIVLIVWIILAAFIGFFFLILSFISHSGQLPRGPHVKKSGLPLMKGYGSHQKRYKRRSNFKTTLKP, encoded by the exons ATGCTCCAGAGGGGGTGTGGCTTCATTGTGATTCCCATGGGTGGGATCAAGGGTTTAAATCCGACAGGAGTTTGGTGCAGTGTCAGATCCACACCATCACCGAATCGAAAGACAATGAAGAACTCCACGAAGTCGTCAGAATACGCACTGGAATACGAGTACTACTACGATTACGTGGACCCGGTCTTTGTGAACGCCAGTGCACTTGAGTACAACAGAT ATTCAATTGTCCTGATAGTCTGGATCATTCTAGCTGCATTCATAGGGTTCTTCTTCttgattttgtcatttatatcaCACTCGGGGCAACTACCAAG GGGTCCTCATGTCAAAAAATCTGGTTTGCCACTGATGAAAGGTTATGGATCTCACCAGAAAAGATACAAAAGAAGAAGCAACTTCAAGACGACACTAAAGCCATGA